The following proteins come from a genomic window of Geminicoccaceae bacterium SCSIO 64248:
- the queA gene encoding tRNA preQ1(34) S-adenosylmethionine ribosyltransferase-isomerase QueA gives MKVDLFDFDLPPDRIAQSPIQPRDRARLLHVTADALSDRSVADLPGLLRPGDLVVVNDTKVIPARLTARRGDARIELTLHKRVGPAVWNAFARPARRCRPGDVLRVAESFTAEVTAKGEGGEITVAFDRGGEDLLAALGVHGRMPLPPYIKRDEAPDDADRADYQNPFGAKEGAVAAPTASLHFTPDLLGRLADRDIRQARLTLHVGAGTFLPVKSDDTDAHRMHSEWFELPPATAEAIERTRAAGGRVVAVGTTVLRTLEAAARPDGSLQTGMGETDIFIVPGHRFRVVDLLLTNFHLPRSTLFMLVSAFMGLERMRAAYAHAIAGGYRFYSYGDACLLERTCSNEY, from the coding sequence ATGAAGGTCGATCTCTTCGATTTCGACCTGCCGCCCGACCGCATCGCCCAGAGCCCGATCCAGCCGCGCGACCGGGCGCGGCTGCTGCACGTCACGGCGGACGCGCTTTCCGACCGGAGCGTCGCCGACCTGCCCGGCCTGCTGCGCCCGGGCGATCTGGTCGTCGTCAACGACACGAAAGTCATCCCGGCACGCCTGACCGCCCGGCGCGGCGACGCCCGCATCGAGCTGACGCTGCACAAGCGTGTCGGCCCGGCGGTCTGGAACGCGTTCGCCCGTCCCGCGCGCCGGTGCCGGCCGGGAGATGTCCTGCGTGTCGCCGAAAGCTTCACGGCCGAGGTCACCGCCAAGGGCGAAGGCGGGGAGATCACCGTCGCCTTCGATCGGGGCGGCGAGGACCTTTTGGCCGCGCTGGGCGTCCACGGCCGCATGCCGCTTCCGCCCTACATCAAGCGGGACGAGGCTCCGGACGACGCGGACCGGGCCGACTACCAGAACCCGTTCGGGGCGAAGGAAGGGGCGGTCGCGGCGCCGACGGCATCGCTGCACTTCACGCCCGACCTGCTCGGGCGGCTCGCCGACCGCGACATTCGCCAGGCGCGACTCACGCTTCATGTCGGCGCCGGAACCTTCCTGCCGGTCAAGTCCGACGACACCGACGCCCACCGCATGCACAGCGAGTGGTTCGAGTTGCCGCCTGCGACCGCCGAGGCGATCGAACGGACGCGGGCGGCCGGCGGGCGGGTCGTCGCGGTCGGAACGACCGTGCTGCGCACGCTGGAGGCCGCGGCCCGTCCGGACGGCAGCCTGCAGACCGGCATGGGCGAGACCGACATCTTCATCGTGCCGGGCCACCGCTTCCGGGTCGTCGATCTGCTTCTGACCAATTTCCACCTGCCGCGCTCGACCCTGTTCATGTTGGTCAGCGCGTTCATGGGTCTGGAGCGGATGCGCGCCGCCTATGCCCATGCGATCGCCGGCGGCTATCGCTTCTACTCGTATGGTGACGCGTGCCTGCTCGAACGCACGTGTTCGAATGAATATTGA
- the tgt gene encoding tRNA guanosine(34) transglycosylase Tgt, translating into MLARSLGVGYVRLMSASVIDTAPPTPDVAAPLTYARLVVDGAARLGRIDTAHGAIDTPAFMPVGTAATVKAMLPEQVAATGAQIVLGNTYHLMLRPGAERIARLGGLHRFMNWQGAVLTDSGGYQVMSLAERRVITEEGVTFASHVDGSRHLLTPERAVEIQHLLGADITMVLDECTPFPASEPVAERSMAMSMRWAERSKRAFRARPGHGLFGIVQGSVIPRLRRASAERLVGIGFEGYAIGGLAVGEPREVMFATLDATVPFLPEDKPRYLMGVGKPADLVGSVLRGVDMFDCVLPTRSGRTGQAWTRGGPVNLRNARHAEDTRPIDPACACPCCRGYSRAYLHHVVKAGEIIASMLLTAHNLHYFQVLMAEMRAAIAQGRLADYALRFAEDEAKGDLPPA; encoded by the coding sequence GTGCTTGCCCGATCGCTCGGCGTCGGCTACGTCCGCCTCATGTCCGCATCCGTGATCGACACCGCTCCTCCGACGCCTGACGTCGCTGCTCCGCTGACCTATGCCCGCCTGGTCGTCGACGGCGCGGCCCGGCTCGGCCGGATCGATACCGCGCACGGCGCCATCGACACGCCGGCCTTCATGCCGGTCGGCACGGCGGCGACGGTCAAGGCGATGCTGCCCGAGCAGGTGGCGGCGACCGGCGCGCAGATCGTGCTCGGCAACACCTACCACCTCATGCTGCGGCCGGGCGCCGAGCGCATCGCCCGCCTGGGCGGCCTGCACCGCTTCATGAACTGGCAGGGCGCCGTCCTGACCGATTCCGGCGGCTATCAGGTCATGTCCCTGGCCGAGCGCCGCGTGATCACGGAAGAGGGCGTCACCTTCGCCTCGCATGTCGACGGCAGCCGCCACCTGCTGACACCCGAGCGCGCGGTCGAGATCCAGCATCTCCTGGGCGCCGACATCACCATGGTGCTGGACGAATGCACGCCGTTCCCTGCGAGCGAGCCTGTGGCCGAGCGCTCGATGGCGATGTCGATGCGCTGGGCGGAGCGCTCGAAGCGCGCCTTTCGCGCGCGGCCCGGCCACGGGCTGTTCGGCATCGTCCAGGGCAGCGTGATCCCGCGCCTGCGCCGGGCTTCGGCCGAGCGGCTGGTCGGCATCGGCTTCGAGGGCTACGCGATCGGCGGCCTGGCCGTGGGCGAGCCGCGCGAGGTCATGTTCGCGACCCTGGACGCGACCGTCCCCTTCCTGCCGGAGGACAAGCCGCGCTACCTCATGGGTGTGGGCAAGCCGGCCGATCTGGTCGGCTCGGTGCTGCGCGGCGTCGACATGTTCGACTGCGTCCTGCCGACCCGCTCCGGGCGGACCGGCCAGGCCTGGACGCGGGGCGGGCCGGTCAATTTGCGCAACGCCCGCCATGCCGAGGACACCAGGCCGATCGATCCCGCATGCGCGTGCCCGTGCTGCCGCGGCTACAGCCGGGCCTATCTGCATCATGTGGTGAAGGCCGGCGAGATCATCGCCTCGATGCTCCTGACCGCGCACAACCTGCATTATTTCCAGGTGCTCATGGCCGAGATGCGCGCCGCCATCGCCCAGGGCCGCCTCGCCGACTACGCCCTTCGCTTCGCCGAGGACGAGGCGAAGGGCGACCTGCCGCCGGCCTGA
- the mobA gene encoding molybdenum cofactor guanylyltransferase MobA — MTGGASPGVILAGGRSSRMGGGDKSLLVLQGRTLLEHVIARLGPQADGLVLNANGDPGRFAGFGLTVVPDTAPDQPGPLAGILSGLRWAAAQRPDCSRIITAAADTPFMPADLALRLAEAAEAAGADIALARSRGRTHPVFGLWPVALADDLEGALDRGERRVLRFAQRYRLVEVDFPADPADPFFNVNTPGDLATAESLIAGGHGILE, encoded by the coding sequence ATGACGGGCGGCGCATCTCCGGGCGTCATCCTCGCCGGCGGCCGCTCCAGCCGCATGGGCGGCGGCGACAAGAGCCTTCTCGTCCTGCAGGGACGGACCCTGCTGGAGCACGTCATCGCCCGGCTCGGCCCGCAGGCCGATGGGCTCGTCCTGAACGCCAACGGCGATCCCGGACGCTTCGCAGGCTTCGGCCTTACCGTCGTGCCCGATACGGCACCGGACCAGCCGGGGCCCCTGGCCGGCATCCTGTCCGGGCTGCGCTGGGCGGCAGCCCAGCGCCCGGACTGTTCGCGCATCATAACGGCCGCCGCCGACACGCCTTTCATGCCGGCCGACCTTGCCCTGCGTCTCGCCGAAGCGGCCGAGGCTGCCGGAGCCGACATCGCACTGGCGAGGTCGCGCGGGCGGACCCATCCTGTGTTCGGCCTGTGGCCCGTTGCGCTGGCCGACGATCTCGAGGGCGCGCTCGACCGGGGCGAGCGCCGCGTGCTGCGCTTCGCCCAACGTTATCGCTTGGTCGAGGTCGACTTTCCCGCCGATCCGGCCGATCCCTTCTTCAACGTCAACACGCCCGGCGATCTGGCCACGGCCGAAAGCCTGATCGCGGGCGGGCACGGAATCCTGGAATGA
- the mobB gene encoding molybdopterin-guanine dinucleotide biosynthesis protein B encodes MTDRGHGGPVIGIVGWKNNGKTTLVVRLVEWLTARRLRVSTIKHAHHRVDIDKPGKDSYRHREAGATEAVLATAARFAIVHELRGAPEPALEELLARMSPVDLVIVEGFKRFSHPKIETHLAERGTPLIAHDDPSVVAVATDAAALVLDRPVLDLNDIEAVGRFVLGQAGIGP; translated from the coding sequence ATGACGGATCGCGGCCATGGCGGGCCGGTCATCGGCATCGTCGGCTGGAAGAACAACGGCAAGACGACCCTGGTCGTGCGTCTGGTCGAGTGGCTGACCGCGCGGCGCCTACGCGTGTCGACGATCAAGCACGCGCATCACAGGGTCGACATCGACAAGCCGGGCAAGGACAGCTACCGACATCGCGAGGCGGGCGCTACCGAGGCGGTGCTGGCCACGGCTGCCCGCTTCGCCATCGTGCACGAGCTGCGCGGCGCGCCGGAGCCGGCGCTCGAGGAACTGCTCGCCCGCATGAGCCCGGTCGACCTCGTGATCGTCGAAGGGTTCAAGCGTTTCAGCCACCCCAAGATCGAGACGCATCTGGCCGAGCGCGGCACGCCCTTGATCGCCCATGACGACCCGAGCGTGGTCGCCGTCGCCACCGACGCCGCCGCCCTCGTCCTGGACCGGCCGGTCCTCGATCTCAACGACATCGAGGCCGTCGGCCGCTTCGTTCTCGGCCAGGCCGGCATCGGGCCGTGA
- a CDS encoding YoaK family protein, producing the protein MIIPWRGWLLCFIAGQVDALGWLHFEAFPANMTGNTVLLSAFLVRGDLATAWLHGATLLAFMGGVVLARSAERASTRPWPGQALAVLLLLAAVLVPSPDHTLYLMAAAMGAQASAWKRFGSWQFSTVVLTSSLVKLAEHVVDGSSPAGARQPERREALVLLPAVLAYMAGAAAGVGLSVLPALPFAQLALPVMLLLLVTRWRQSRVSGVVTPAPRPYNAQAGLFPASGPLEHGSCPSSLPNSIASSLRRPSR; encoded by the coding sequence GTGATCATCCCCTGGCGCGGCTGGCTGCTCTGCTTCATCGCCGGCCAGGTCGACGCCCTGGGCTGGCTGCATTTCGAGGCCTTTCCCGCCAACATGACCGGCAACACGGTCCTCTTGTCCGCCTTCCTCGTGCGCGGCGACCTGGCGACCGCGTGGCTGCACGGCGCGACGCTCCTGGCGTTCATGGGCGGCGTGGTCCTGGCGCGTTCGGCCGAGCGCGCGAGCACGCGTCCCTGGCCGGGCCAGGCGCTCGCTGTTCTGCTTCTCCTGGCCGCCGTCCTGGTTCCGTCCCCTGACCACACGCTCTACCTCATGGCCGCGGCCATGGGCGCGCAGGCCTCCGCCTGGAAGCGGTTCGGCTCCTGGCAGTTCAGCACGGTCGTCCTGACCAGCAGCCTGGTCAAGCTGGCCGAGCACGTCGTCGACGGCAGCTCCCCTGCCGGCGCGCGCCAGCCGGAGCGGCGCGAGGCGCTGGTCCTGCTGCCGGCCGTGCTCGCCTACATGGCGGGCGCCGCGGCCGGCGTCGGCCTGTCCGTCCTGCCGGCCCTGCCATTCGCGCAACTGGCGTTGCCGGTCATGCTCCTGTTGCTTGTGACACGCTGGCGACAAAGCCGGGTTTCGGGCGTTGTCACGCCAGCGCCGCGACCGTACAACGCACAGGCCGGCCTGTTCCCGGCGTCTGGACCTTTGGAACACGGATCATGTCCCTCCTCGCTGCCAAACTCGATCGCATCAAGCCTTCGCCGACCATCGCGGTGA
- a CDS encoding pyridoxal phosphate-dependent aminotransferase translates to MSLLAAKLDRIKPSPTIAVTNLARELKAAGRDVIGLGAGEPDFDTPDHIKDAAIKAIRDGDTKYTAVDGTPALKQAIVAKFRNENGLAYEADQITVGTGGKQILYNALMATLNEGDEVVIPAPYWVSYPDMVLLAGGVPVFVSCPETAGFKLLPGDLEAAITPRTKWLILNSPSNPTGAAYTEAELKALTDVLLRHPQVHVMTDDMYEHLVYDGFRFTTPAQVEPELYDRTLTVNGVSKAYSMTGWRIGYAGGPKPLIKAMAKVQSQSTSNPSSISQAAAVAALTGPLDFLAERNEVFRQRRDLVVSSLNQAEGLICPKPEGAFYVYPSCAGVLGRRTPQGEVIESSEAFARYVLNEVGVAFVQGSAFGLDPYFRISYATSTDALEDACARIRTACGRLDGGR, encoded by the coding sequence ATGTCCCTCCTCGCTGCCAAACTCGATCGCATCAAGCCTTCGCCGACCATCGCGGTGACCAATCTGGCGCGGGAGCTGAAGGCGGCGGGACGAGACGTGATCGGCCTGGGCGCGGGCGAGCCGGATTTCGATACGCCCGACCACATCAAGGACGCGGCGATCAAGGCGATCCGGGACGGCGACACCAAGTACACGGCGGTCGACGGCACGCCCGCCCTCAAGCAGGCGATCGTCGCCAAGTTTCGGAACGAGAACGGGCTCGCCTACGAGGCCGACCAGATCACGGTCGGCACCGGCGGCAAGCAAATCCTCTACAACGCGCTGATGGCGACCCTGAACGAGGGCGACGAGGTCGTCATCCCGGCGCCGTACTGGGTCTCCTATCCCGACATGGTGCTTCTGGCGGGCGGCGTGCCGGTCTTCGTCTCCTGCCCGGAGACGGCGGGCTTCAAGCTCCTGCCGGGCGATCTCGAGGCGGCGATCACGCCGCGCACCAAGTGGCTGATCCTGAACTCGCCCAGCAACCCGACCGGCGCGGCCTACACCGAGGCCGAGCTCAAGGCGCTGACCGATGTGCTCCTGCGCCATCCGCAGGTCCACGTCATGACCGACGACATGTACGAGCACCTGGTCTATGACGGCTTCCGCTTCACGACTCCCGCCCAGGTCGAGCCGGAGCTCTACGACCGGACGCTGACGGTCAACGGCGTCTCAAAGGCCTACAGCATGACCGGCTGGCGCATCGGCTATGCCGGCGGGCCGAAGCCGCTCATCAAGGCCATGGCCAAGGTGCAGTCGCAAAGCACGTCCAACCCCAGCTCGATCAGCCAGGCGGCAGCCGTCGCGGCGCTGACCGGGCCGCTCGACTTCCTGGCCGAGCGCAACGAGGTCTTCCGCCAGCGGCGCGATCTCGTCGTCTCGAGTCTGAACCAGGCCGAGGGGCTGATCTGCCCGAAGCCGGAAGGGGCCTTCTACGTCTATCCCAGCTGCGCCGGCGTGCTCGGCCGGCGCACGCCGCAGGGCGAGGTGATCGAGAGCAGCGAGGCGTTCGCGCGCTACGTGCTGAACGAGGTCGGCGTCGCGTTCGTCCAGGGCTCGGCGTTCGGGCTCGATCCCTATTTCCGCATTTCCTACGCGACCTCGACCGACGCGCTCGAGGACGCCTGCGCCCGCATCCGCACGGCCTGCGGCCGGCTCGACGGCGGCCGATAA
- a CDS encoding DMT family transporter, which produces MATARTNRTSLAILLIVSSVLLLSGADAAVKAVSADYSLWQIYAARSAFSVPILLALLSAGGGLGLWLQIARPWIIVRSVLLVGMWIAYYAALPSTDLSVAATALYTTPLFIAGFSSLFANEPVGRGGWIGIVLGFIGVLVILRPGADDFSVWAILPILAAAFYALAAIVTRMQCSSESPIVIALALHVCLLVTGIIGTALIAMVQPASSEPFLFGGWTAMQGGDWAIMAMLGIVMVAVAVGVARAYQSGPPAIVGTFDYAYLVFAAVWGVLFFSETLDAPTAMGILLIILAGIMVVRQKSQRIVTTPARSRQDV; this is translated from the coding sequence ATGGCAACGGCACGCACCAACCGCACCTCTCTCGCGATTCTGCTCATCGTGTCCTCGGTCCTGCTTCTTTCCGGTGCGGACGCCGCCGTCAAAGCGGTGTCGGCGGACTACTCGCTTTGGCAAATCTACGCGGCGAGATCGGCGTTTTCGGTTCCGATTCTGCTGGCGCTCCTCTCGGCGGGCGGCGGCTTGGGCCTGTGGTTGCAGATCGCCCGTCCGTGGATCATTGTCCGCAGCGTTCTGCTCGTTGGAATGTGGATCGCCTACTATGCGGCCCTGCCGTCGACCGATCTTTCGGTCGCCGCGACGGCGCTCTACACGACACCTCTTTTCATCGCCGGCTTCTCGTCCTTGTTCGCGAACGAGCCGGTGGGACGCGGAGGATGGATCGGCATTGTGCTCGGCTTCATCGGCGTCCTGGTGATCCTGCGTCCCGGCGCCGACGATTTTTCCGTCTGGGCCATCCTGCCGATTCTAGCCGCCGCCTTCTATGCGTTGGCAGCGATCGTCACCCGTATGCAGTGCAGCTCGGAAAGCCCAATCGTCATAGCTCTTGCGCTCCATGTCTGTCTTCTCGTCACCGGGATCATTGGGACGGCGTTGATCGCCATGGTCCAGCCTGCGTCCTCCGAGCCCTTTCTTTTCGGCGGATGGACCGCGATGCAAGGCGGAGACTGGGCTATCATGGCCATGCTTGGGATCGTGATGGTCGCAGTGGCCGTGGGCGTTGCCAGGGCTTATCAATCCGGGCCGCCGGCCATCGTGGGCACATTCGACTACGCCTATCTCGTGTTCGCCGCAGTCTGGGGTGTGCTGTTCTTTTCGGAGACTTTGGACGCTCCAACAGCCATGGGCATCCTGCTCATCATCCTTGCCGGGATCATGGTCGTTAGGCAGAAGAGTCAACGTATCGTCACGACGCCTGCGCGGAGTCGGCAAGACGTCTGA
- a CDS encoding DUF192 domain-containing protein, with protein MTRFVSFDLRPLARLLGLLLLILSAGDADAQSGFERSRALLETQSGQHALSVELAVTREQRAQGLMFRRALAPDAGMLFDFGRTGPVGMWMRNTYIPLDMLFLDETGHVTQIASDTEPFSEAVIAADRPVRGVLEVPAGTAARLSVEPGDRLVHPLFGGDPAP; from the coding sequence GTGACGCGCTTCGTCTCCTTCGACCTACGACCGCTCGCACGCCTGCTCGGGCTCTTGCTGCTCATACTTAGCGCCGGCGACGCCGATGCCCAGAGCGGGTTCGAGCGCTCGCGTGCCCTGCTGGAAACGCAGAGCGGCCAGCACGCGCTGAGCGTCGAGCTCGCGGTCACCCGCGAGCAGCGGGCGCAGGGCCTGATGTTCCGCCGCGCCCTCGCGCCGGATGCGGGCATGCTGTTCGATTTCGGACGAACGGGACCGGTCGGGATGTGGATGCGCAACACCTACATCCCGCTCGACATGCTGTTCCTCGACGAGACCGGGCACGTCACCCAGATCGCGAGCGACACCGAGCCGTTCTCGGAAGCGGTCATCGCCGCCGACCGCCCGGTGCGCGGCGTGCTCGAGGTTCCGGCCGGCACGGCCGCGCGCCTCTCGGTCGAACCGGGCGACCGGCTGGTGCATCCCCTGTTCGGCGGCGATCCCGCGCCTTAG
- a CDS encoding RibD family protein: MTSATCRAVGDAAAGPACDDVWPWLLAQAGRPLDDRALPAIDPSGLTGDARTLYELFRPLAGQGGPYAIAHLGQSLDGRIATEQGRSFWVTGPEDVRHTHRLRAMSDAVLVGAGTIAADDPKLTTREVPGRHAVRVVLDTRRRLPVERNVFTDGVTETVLVCRSDHARGDRRHGDARILAMDPAADGRLEPSAVLAALRACGLDRIFIEGGGVTVSRFLEAGVLDRLQIAVAPLIIGSGRAGLSLAPVVDLAQCRRPKTRTFRLGDDILFDCDLR, from the coding sequence ATGACATCTGCGACATGTCGAGCTGTTGGCGATGCGGCGGCGGGACCGGCCTGCGACGACGTGTGGCCGTGGCTGCTCGCGCAGGCCGGCCGTCCGCTCGACGACCGGGCCTTGCCTGCGATTGATCCGTCAGGCCTGACGGGCGACGCGCGCACGCTGTACGAGCTGTTCCGGCCGCTCGCCGGGCAGGGCGGCCCCTACGCGATCGCCCATCTCGGCCAGAGCCTGGACGGCCGGATCGCGACGGAGCAGGGCCGCTCCTTCTGGGTCACAGGCCCCGAGGACGTCCGCCACACCCACCGTCTGCGCGCCATGTCCGACGCGGTGCTGGTCGGCGCCGGCACGATCGCGGCCGACGATCCCAAGCTGACCACGCGCGAGGTCCCAGGTCGGCACGCCGTGCGGGTCGTGCTCGATACCCGGCGCCGCCTGCCCGTCGAGCGGAACGTCTTCACCGACGGCGTGACGGAGACGGTCCTCGTCTGCCGGTCCGACCATGCCCGGGGCGATCGCCGTCACGGCGACGCCCGGATTCTCGCGATGGACCCCGCAGCGGATGGCCGCCTGGAGCCGTCCGCCGTCCTCGCGGCGCTGCGGGCATGCGGGCTCGACCGGATCTTCATCGAAGGCGGCGGCGTGACCGTGTCGCGCTTTCTCGAGGCCGGCGTGCTCGACCGGCTTCAGATCGCCGTGGCTCCGTTGATCATCGGGTCCGGCCGGGCCGGGCTTTCGCTCGCGCCGGTCGTCGATCTCGCCCAATGCCGCCGGCCGAAGACGCGGACCTTCCGGCTTGGCGACGACATCCTGTTCGACTGCGACCTGCGATGA
- a CDS encoding zinc-binding alcohol dehydrogenase, with translation MTEAVAFWLAEPGRGELRSEDLYEPGPGEVVVETVASGISRGTESLVFRGLVPPSLAETMRCPFQEGAFPAPVKYGYSAVGRVVAGDPALQGRRVFCLHPHQDRFVVPAAAVSVLPNDVPDARAVLAANLETALNGLWDAGPRIGDRIAVVGGGVVGMLAAWLAGRIAGTEVTLYDPDPAKRRLAGTLGIPAEAGPADHPPADCVLHASGSEGGLALALDLAGFEARVVELSWYGDRPVAAPLGAGFHPRRLRLISSQVGHIAGPQRARWSHARRMDLVLRLLAEPLLDHLLEPPVALKDLPETMRKIAEGASPVMCQVVTYP, from the coding sequence ATGACGGAAGCGGTCGCGTTCTGGCTGGCGGAACCGGGCCGCGGCGAGCTTCGCAGCGAGGATCTGTACGAGCCGGGCCCCGGCGAGGTCGTGGTCGAGACGGTGGCCAGCGGCATCAGCCGCGGCACCGAAAGCCTCGTCTTTCGCGGGCTGGTTCCGCCCTCGCTCGCCGAGACGATGCGCTGCCCGTTCCAGGAGGGCGCGTTCCCGGCGCCGGTCAAGTACGGCTACAGCGCGGTCGGCCGCGTCGTGGCCGGCGACCCTGCGCTGCAGGGGCGGCGCGTGTTCTGCCTTCATCCGCACCAGGACCGGTTCGTCGTTCCGGCCGCGGCCGTCTCCGTCCTTCCCAACGACGTTCCGGACGCGCGCGCCGTGCTGGCCGCCAATCTCGAGACGGCGCTGAACGGGCTATGGGACGCCGGACCGCGGATCGGCGATCGTATCGCCGTGGTCGGCGGCGGTGTCGTCGGCATGCTGGCGGCGTGGCTCGCCGGGCGGATCGCCGGCACCGAGGTCACGCTCTACGATCCCGATCCCGCCAAGCGGCGCCTCGCCGGCACGCTCGGCATCCCGGCGGAGGCCGGACCGGCCGACCATCCGCCCGCCGATTGCGTTCTGCACGCGAGCGGCAGCGAGGGCGGTCTCGCCCTGGCGCTCGATCTCGCGGGCTTCGAGGCGCGCGTCGTGGAACTGAGCTGGTACGGCGATCGTCCGGTCGCCGCCCCGCTCGGAGCCGGCTTCCATCCCCGGAGATTGCGCTTGATCTCCAGCCAGGTCGGGCATATTGCCGGCCCCCAGCGGGCGCGCTGGAGCCACGCGAGGCGCATGGATCTGGTGTTGCGGCTGCTGGCCGAGCCCCTGCTCGACCACCTGCTCGAGCCGCCTGTCGCCTTGAAGGACCTGCCGGAGACCATGAGGAAGATTGCCGAGGGCGCCTCGCCCGTCATGTGCCAGGTCGTCACCTACCCCTAG
- a CDS encoding 6-carboxytetrahydropterin synthase, with amino-acid sequence MFTVQVREHIMIAHSFKGEVFGPAQKLHGATFVVDLELRRPGLDHHGIVCDIGLLHTLLKDVIAPLNYRNLDEDPSFAGRNTTTEVLAATIHARVCDQIRAGGLGEETGGALHSAKVTLHESHVASASFEGPIA; translated from the coding sequence ATGTTCACAGTCCAGGTGCGCGAGCACATCATGATCGCGCACAGCTTCAAGGGGGAGGTGTTCGGGCCGGCCCAGAAGCTCCATGGCGCGACCTTCGTCGTCGATCTCGAGCTGCGCCGGCCGGGCCTCGATCATCACGGCATCGTCTGCGACATCGGCCTGCTGCACACGCTGCTCAAGGACGTGATCGCTCCCCTGAATTACCGCAACCTGGACGAGGATCCCAGCTTCGCGGGCCGCAACACGACCACCGAGGTGCTGGCGGCGACGATCCACGCCCGGGTCTGCGACCAGATACGCGCCGGCGGGCTTGGCGAGGAGACCGGCGGCGCCCTGCATTCCGCGAAGGTGACGCTGCACGAGTCGCATGTCGCCTCGGCGTCCTTCGAAGGGCCGATCGCGTGA
- a CDS encoding glycosyltransferase family 4 protein produces MSEARRIAFVVAGSLDQRTGGYLYDRAMVDGLRSQGRTVDVHELAGAFPLVDEAAQAAAAGAIDAIADADIRIIDGLALVAFAGLADRIARPWIALVHHPLGLETGLTPEQARSLTALETDLLRRPDRIVVTSPQTVRDLAGMDVPSDRIAVVVPGTARAEGDMPERHDPPRQLLSVASVTPRKGFPLLIEALAPLRDRDWHLAIAGSTTRDPGEAARVREAIAANGLTDRIDLKGELNERDLASLYDRADLFVFASYHEGYGMALAEALSHGLPIVSTNAGAIADTVPETAGILVPPGDAKAMTEALRTVFDDSATFQRLLRGAGRAALDLPTWDDSVATLVIELDRRVRS; encoded by the coding sequence GTGAGCGAGGCCCGTCGCATCGCCTTCGTCGTCGCGGGCTCGCTGGACCAGCGCACCGGCGGCTATCTGTACGATCGCGCCATGGTGGACGGACTGCGCTCGCAGGGACGGACGGTCGACGTCCACGAATTGGCCGGCGCCTTCCCCCTGGTCGATGAAGCCGCCCAGGCGGCCGCGGCCGGGGCGATCGACGCCATCGCCGACGCCGACATCCGCATCATCGACGGGCTCGCCCTCGTTGCCTTCGCCGGCTTGGCCGACCGGATCGCCCGGCCGTGGATCGCGCTCGTCCACCATCCGCTCGGCCTCGAGACGGGCCTGACGCCGGAGCAGGCCCGCTCGCTTACGGCGCTCGAGACCGATCTGCTGCGCCGGCCCGACCGTATCGTCGTGACCAGCCCGCAAACGGTGCGCGACCTGGCGGGCATGGACGTCCCGTCCGACCGCATCGCCGTGGTTGTCCCCGGCACCGCGCGCGCCGAGGGCGACATGCCGGAGCGGCACGATCCGCCGCGGCAATTGCTGTCGGTCGCCTCGGTCACTCCGCGCAAGGGATTCCCGCTCCTGATCGAGGCGCTGGCCCCCTTGCGCGACCGGGACTGGCATCTGGCGATCGCGGGCTCGACCACGCGCGATCCCGGCGAGGCCGCCAGGGTCCGCGAAGCGATCGCGGCGAACGGCCTGACGGACCGGATCGATCTCAAGGGAGAGTTGAACGAACGGGATCTTGCATCCCTTTACGATCGCGCCGATCTGTTCGTCTTCGCATCCTATCACGAAGGTTATGGCATGGCCCTCGCCGAGGCCCTGTCCCACGGCTTGCCGATCGTCTCGACCAATGCCGGCGCCATCGCCGACACGGTGCCCGAGACCGCCGGCATCCTGGTTCCGCCCGGCGATGCGAAAGCGATGACAGAGGCATTGCGTACCGTGTTCGATGATTCCGCGACGTTTCAGCGCCTGCTCCGAGGCGCGGGCCGAGCCGCGCTCGACCTGCCGACCTGGGATGACAGCGTCGCCACGCTCGTGATCGAGCTCGACCGGCGGGTGCGGTCATGA